Proteins encoded within one genomic window of Candidatus Caldatribacterium sp.:
- the cysK gene encoding cysteine synthase A produces MRIAEDITKLIGNTPLVYLSKLARGLPGKVAAKLEFFNPCGSVKDRIAVSMIEEAEQQGLLGPESTVIEPTSGNTGIGLAFVCAQRGYRLILTMPESVSVERRKILARFGAEVVLTPAEEGMRGAVRKAEELCAQIPRAFMPQQFKNPANPKIHRETTAEEIWRDTDGQVDILVAGVGTGGTITGVAEVIKRRKPSFRVVAVEPARSPVLSGGQPGQHKIQGIGAGFVPEVLRLELVDEILQVTDEAAFATAERLAKEEGILAGISSGAAAWAALEVARRPENEGKLIVVVLPDTGERYLSLW; encoded by the coding sequence ATGCGCATTGCCGAGGACATTACAAAGCTCATCGGTAACACTCCTCTCGTATACCTGAGTAAGCTCGCCCGAGGGTTGCCGGGAAAGGTTGCGGCAAAACTCGAGTTCTTCAACCCCTGTGGAAGCGTCAAGGACCGAATCGCGGTATCGATGATTGAGGAGGCCGAGCAGCAGGGACTTCTCGGCCCGGAATCGACGGTCATTGAGCCTACAAGTGGCAACACCGGCATCGGCCTTGCTTTCGTCTGTGCCCAGCGGGGATACCGTCTCATCCTCACTATGCCTGAAAGCGTCTCGGTGGAACGGCGGAAGATTCTTGCTCGCTTTGGGGCCGAAGTGGTCCTCACCCCGGCGGAAGAGGGCATGCGCGGGGCGGTACGGAAGGCTGAGGAACTCTGCGCACAGATTCCTCGTGCCTTCATGCCCCAGCAGTTCAAAAATCCGGCCAACCCTAAAATCCATCGGGAAACCACAGCTGAAGAAATCTGGCGTGACACCGACGGCCAGGTCGACATCCTCGTGGCAGGGGTCGGAACGGGAGGAACCATTACCGGAGTCGCCGAAGTCATAAAGAGGCGAAAACCTTCTTTCCGGGTCGTAGCGGTGGAACCGGCTCGTTCACCGGTGCTCTCGGGGGGCCAGCCTGGGCAGCACAAAATTCAAGGAATCGGAGCAGGCTTCGTCCCTGAGGTCTTGCGTCTTGAACTCGTTGATGAGATTCTCCAGGTAACGGACGAAGCAGCCTTTGCCACCGCCGAGCGCTTGGCCAAGGAAGAGGGAATTCTTGCAGGAATTTCATCCGGTGCCGCAGCCTGGGCAGCCTTAGAAGTGGCCAGAAGACCTGAGAACGAAGGAAAACTCATCGTTGTGGTCCTTCCGGACACCGGAGAACGGTACCTCTCCCTATGGTGA
- a CDS encoding tRNA 4-thiouridine(8) synthase ThiI, translating into MKAVGLVSGGLDSSIAIALIRSQGIEVVALNFVSPFFGRKGFLRRTMEKLGAELREISVGEEYLDIVKNPRFGYGKNLNPCIDCKIFMLRKAKTIMEEEGASFVFTGEVVGQRPKSQMRDTLRLIERESGLLGLLLRPLSAKLLPPTIPEKEGWVKREELLGISGRGRKEQLELAKRFGIEEYATPAGGCLLTDPIFCERLKDLMEHGPFTFEEIELLKLGRHFRLHGGYKLIVGRDERENKALFSLAKPGDLLFSPQGGKGPWGVGRGSARPEDVHLSAQIIAFYTKNGAEKTPVLVRDLEGSSEVLEVPKCGEQTLGALRIPKG; encoded by the coding sequence ATGAAGGCCGTTGGGCTTGTTTCAGGAGGACTTGACAGTTCCATAGCGATTGCCCTTATTCGATCGCAGGGGATTGAGGTCGTCGCCCTGAACTTCGTGAGTCCCTTTTTCGGACGAAAGGGTTTCCTGCGAAGGACGATGGAAAAACTCGGGGCAGAGCTCCGGGAGATTTCGGTCGGAGAGGAGTACCTCGATATCGTGAAGAACCCTCGCTTTGGGTATGGGAAGAATCTCAACCCCTGCATCGACTGCAAAATCTTCATGCTTCGAAAGGCAAAGACCATTATGGAGGAAGAGGGGGCAAGCTTTGTCTTCACGGGTGAAGTCGTGGGGCAACGCCCGAAGTCCCAGATGCGGGATACCCTGCGGCTCATCGAAAGGGAGAGTGGACTCTTGGGGCTTCTCCTCCGTCCCCTCTCGGCAAAACTCCTTCCACCAACCATTCCTGAGAAAGAAGGGTGGGTAAAGCGGGAGGAACTCCTGGGCATTTCCGGGCGAGGGCGCAAAGAGCAGCTTGAGCTGGCAAAGCGTTTCGGCATCGAAGAGTACGCAACCCCGGCAGGAGGGTGTCTCCTCACCGATCCCATTTTCTGCGAGCGCCTCAAAGACCTCATGGAACATGGACCGTTCACTTTCGAGGAGATCGAGCTTCTGAAGCTGGGGAGGCATTTCCGCCTCCATGGGGGATACAAGCTCATTGTGGGACGAGACGAGCGGGAGAACAAGGCGCTCTTTTCCCTTGCAAAACCTGGGGATCTCCTCTTTTCCCCTCAAGGCGGGAAAGGACCCTGGGGAGTGGGGAGAGGTTCTGCCCGCCCTGAAGACGTGCATCTTTCCGCCCAAATCATTGCTTTCTACACCAAGAACGGGGCGGAGAAAACACCAGTACTCGTTCGGGACCTTGAAGGAAGTTCCGAGGTTCTGGAGGTCCCAAAGTGTGGGGAACAAACTCTCGGAGCATTACGCATACCAAAGGGGTGA
- a CDS encoding Rrf2 family transcriptional regulator has translation MRLSTRSRYGLRLMIDLALSYEEGGFVFLRDIAKKEEISEKYLGQLIIPLRSAGLIASKRGAEGGYQLARPPETITVLEVVEALEGKTVIVDCLRDEGFCTRASGCAAREVWQKLQNAIVETLGNITLADTVRIAKEKSRFPDYVI, from the coding sequence ATTCGTCTCTCAACGCGTTCCCGATACGGGCTTCGGCTCATGATAGACCTTGCCCTCTCCTACGAGGAAGGGGGATTCGTATTCCTGCGGGACATAGCCAAAAAAGAGGAGATTTCGGAGAAGTACCTGGGGCAACTCATCATCCCTCTGCGCTCGGCAGGACTCATTGCTTCAAAGCGGGGAGCTGAAGGAGGGTACCAGCTCGCAAGACCCCCAGAGACAATCACAGTCCTTGAGGTGGTTGAAGCCCTTGAGGGGAAAACGGTCATCGTGGATTGCCTGCGGGATGAGGGGTTCTGCACCCGGGCGTCAGGATGTGCTGCCCGGGAGGTCTGGCAGAAACTCCAGAACGCCATTGTTGAAACCCTTGGGAATATTACCCTTGCCGACACGGTACGCATCGCTAAGGAAAAATCCCGATTCCCGGACTATGTCATCTGA